The following are encoded together in the Lactuca sativa cultivar Salinas chromosome 1, Lsat_Salinas_v11, whole genome shotgun sequence genome:
- the LOC111879935 gene encoding tetrapyrrole-binding protein, chloroplastic produces MATNSLQSLNYRHHTPPIGRRQSLECPPLLSFNIKSNNTNNPTLSISSTVKTFSISSTTSTSSTTAAQSTSFDLLKSLLAANDFREADNETRRLLIALAGEAAQKRGYVFFSEVQFIAESDLKTIDELWRNHSNNKFGYSVQKRLWEKSNRDFTTLFIKLGWMKKLDTEVLQYNYRAFPDEFMWELTEETPEGHLPLTNALRGTQLFSYILTHPAFAEEESAIEEEVEKKEEQRDKGGLSKPQPLGKGVFKPDYSF; encoded by the coding sequence atgGCCACCAATTCTCTTCAATCTTTGAACTACCGCCACCACACTCCGCCAATTGGCCGGCGGCAGTCACTAGAATGTCCACCGCTGTTATCATTTAATATCAAATCAAACAATACTAATAATCCTACACTCTCTATCTCATCCACCGTAAAAACCTTCTCTATATCCTCCACAACCTCCACTTCCTCCACCACCGCCGCCCAATCAACCTCCTTTGACCTCCTCAAAAGTCTCCTCGCCGCAAACGATTTCCGAGAAGCCGACAACGAAACCCGGCGTCTCCTCATCGCACTCGCCGGCGAAGCAGCACAGAAACGCGGGTACGTTTTCTTCTCCGAAGTACAATTCATAGCAGAATCAGATCTGAAAACAATAGACGAACTATGGAGGAATCACAGCAACAATAAATTCGGGTACAGCGTCCAGAAACGATTGTGGGAGAAATCAAACAGAGATTTCACAACATTGTTTATAAAACTTGGGTGGATGAAGAAACTCGACACTGAAGTCTTACAATACAACTACAGAGCTTTCCCAGATGAATTCATGTGGGAATTGACTGAGGAAACGCCAGAAGGCCATCTGCCATTGACGAATGCACTAAGAGGGACGCAGTTGTTCAGCTACATTTTAACCCACCCTGCATTTGCAGAAGAAGAAAGCGCCATTGAAGAAGAAGTGGAGAAGAAGGAAGAACAAAGAGATAAGGGAGGGTTGTCAAAACCACAGCCACTTGGCAAAGGAGTGTTCAAACCTGATTATAGTTTTTAA